Within Ovis aries strain OAR_USU_Benz2616 breed Rambouillet chromosome 11, ARS-UI_Ramb_v3.0, whole genome shotgun sequence, the genomic segment GACGTATCTAAAAGTATCAGCTTTGGGGCCAAAATTTACCCTTCAAGAAAGATCCTCCTGCattcaataaacatgtattaaGGCCCTATGCCAGGTTAACGGTGCATGAGACAAATACAATCCCTACCAGAAATTCCCTAATAGTCTAGTGAAGAACTGTCCAGTGGAAATATAATGAAAACCACACAATTCGTTTTCAAAGTTTCTATAGCCATGTTAAAGGAGTaacaacaaaaagtaaattaacttcagtaatgctgctgctgctgctaagtcacttcagtcgtgtccgactctgtgcgaccccatagacggcagcccactaggctcccccgtccctgggattctccatgcacttccttctccaatgcatgaaagtgaaaagtgaaagtgaagttgctcagtcctgtccgaccctcaaggaccccatggactgcagccttccaggctcctccgtccatgggattttccaggcaagagtactggagtggggtgccattgacttcagTAATACAGTTCCTTTAACCCAGTATGTTCAAAATGTACTGGACAGCACAGCACTAGTGTGTCTCAAAATAACTGAGACCAACTCATATTAAGAGTCTCAACAGTCTGTCCAAATTTACTTTGTGGGGTAGCGGTAATATAAAGAATGAATGTAGCAATCCAAAGGGCTTACCCATCAAAAGAAGAGCTGGTGCAGTCATATACCATCTCTCGGTTACCCTTCATCTGAAGGTACGCATCACAATTGTCACAGCCATCATATTCAAACTGGTCTATAGTcttgggagaggaaaaaaaaaaaaaaaaggagaaagctgagccaaaagaaaaaacactttccCATACTTCTGCCTGCTGAAGCACAAAGCTCCCTATGTAGGCCGTCTCATCATGCCCCCCACCCACCATTCTTACAGCCCCGTGCCTAAGTTCCACTCTCACACCCCTTTTCTTGTTATAGTTATGCCTCTGCTGAAAGCTGAAGTTGCAAAGGCATGTGAGAGGCCCCTGCCCACAGCTGCACAACCTAGCAGTGTCCCTGCTGAAGTAAACGATGGCCTCCTGCTCCTTCCCACACTCTGCCACCCACCCAGATCCTGGATCCGACTTTCTTTTTCACTGTTCCCCCACATCTATTCCGGCCTCTTTCCCCCAGCTTGGTCTCCCGTCAGCCCGTACAACCAGGTCCCCGACAGACACCTTGACCAGCGAACACAGCAGACACGCCCGCAGATGCCGCAGATCCTTCGGCACCGTCTCCAGAGCCATCCTCTCGCAACGAAGATCAGCGAAGGAATGAGCCACAATAGCCTCTCTGCGGATAAATAGTAAAAATTACCCAGAATGCCTGCACTTCCTCTGCCTCAGACTTCCCCTTCCGGCgcggcggccccgccccgccccccgcctttGATATGGTTTCTCCCGCCAGGAGGCGGGGCCGGCCGAGAGGCACCTGGGCCGGCGCGGGGCCGAGACTGCGCAGCCGTCGAGCGTGTGGGCGGGGCCCGAGGGGCGGGGCGGCACGGTTGGCGCCTGAAGGGGAGCAAGCCGCGGGCCGGAAGGTCTGACCTGGACCGCTGGTCCCCTGGAGCGTCCCGGCTGACAGCAGAGGGATTTTTTTGTCTTCCTGTCTTAAGAGTGGAGGGCCAGAGAGTCCACTGTCTCCCTCTGGATTATCTCAGCGGAGATAAGAAGTCCAGGGACCGCCCCCCTCCTTCCTACCAGCGAGAGCGTGATTGGGTTTCCTACCGGCGAGTGATTGGGTTTCCTAAAGGCCAGAGCGTGATTGGGTCTCCTACCTGCGAGTGATCGAGTTTCCTAACAGCAAGTGATCAGGTTTCCTGCCAGCGAGTGATTGGGTTTCCCTTTGCGTCCACAGGAATGCTGGTTTGTGAGCCGACTTCCGAAAAATAAATGCGTATTGTTATTTCTAAGAACTCTTTATGTAAGTTTCCTCGTTCCGACTGATAATTTACGCCTCCAGTTCCTCTACTTCAGATCGTGTCCTTTTTATTTTGCACCCTATAGGAAGATTTACAAATGCCTTGCTGTCTGGTTCAAAACTGGCACCAGACAATCCCCACCTCTACCAAACCCTTCCCGAAGAAGCACGCTTTTTGTGAGAAGAGGATAAGCCCCTGCAggctctatggaattctccatacCCACGTAGTACCAGCTCCCTTGAGCTTCGCGGTAGTCCCACGAGTAGGCAGAGGACGTTCGTCTGTGTTTATCTAGACTGGAACTGTGGGATATAGATGGTTTCAGGCCCCGCTGTTGTATCTTCCCAACCAGGCCTCCTGAATTGAAACGGAGCTTCTTCAAGGCCGGTCTGTGCTTGGGGCCCGTCCCATGTTGTGTTCAGATGGGCGCTGGGACTGGGGTTAGGACGTTCTTTATCACTGCATACTCTCTAGTTTGAAACACACTTCACCCTGTTGTCCCAGGGGAGCTCTCCAACTCTGAAGTGGGCCCATTTCATGGGTGGAAAAATGAGGCAACAGTGTTTTGCAGGGTCACAAAGTCCGTGAAGCATTATAGAGTGTGAAGTAATAGTACAAATGACACACAGAACCACAAGGAGGATCCAGTCACACTTTCTCTGTCCCTGATCTCCCTAATCTCCCTAAATAATGCTTTTAGGGGCTTACCAGCCAGTTCTTGTTGCCGAGCCCACCATGCTACTCTGTCCTTTCATAAATTAGAGCCTAGCCTCTGATATTAGGAATGTTTTTGCCCATGTAGAAGATGAAGTTGTTACCCCGAGTGACAGTGACGACAGAAGAAAACCACGAGACCAGATCAAGTTTATGGATAAATATATtagcaaataaatacatttctcatCATAGTGCCTGATTCAAGCGTCTTTCTGCCTGTTCAGATATAAATACCCACGTGGGTGCCTAGGTGCTAGTTCCCCACTGACTCAGAGGGAAAAGAATCCCCAGGTGGGTGCTGTGCCCACTCTGTTCCCGCATTCACATTCCAAATGGGATAACGCCTGAGGGGGCCAGCGATGGTCCAGCTGCCCTAGGGCGAACGTCACCCCGAGGAGGCCCCTCAGCTCTTGCCCACTTTGGACCAGCTGCCCCAGGCCAGACTTCCTTCTCTGACCCGACTCCGCACTGTGTGTATCTGACCTGCGTGGCTTATACTGGGAAGCTGGGCCTCTGGGCCATCTAATCTCAAGGGCCCCAAACTGCTTCTCCTTTGTTCTCCCCTGTTCCCTCTCCCTGCTCCGAGAGGAAGTGCCCAGAGAAAAATTCCTTGTTCAGCTGTAATTCAGCCTTTTCTACCttcatcccttcctccctcttcctaaATAAAGTCCAGCAGAAATCCTCTTCTTCCACGTCCTTTGGGATTTTCAGCTAAGCGATCTCCAAGGAAGAGTGAGCCCCTTCCCACTACCCCCACTACTCTCCCCCAGAGGGACTGGGGCTGCTGGAATGACAAGAGAGCCTGAA encodes:
- the SUPT4H1 gene encoding transcription elongation factor SPT4 isoform X2, with translation MALETVPKDLRHLRACLLCSLVKTIDQFEYDGCDNCDAYLQMKGNREMVYDCTSSSFDGIIAMMSPEDSWVSKWQRVSNFKPGVYAVSVTGRLPQGIVRELKSRGVAYKSRDTAIKT